The following coding sequences lie in one Amycolatopsis cihanbeyliensis genomic window:
- a CDS encoding DEAD/DEAH box helicase, giving the protein MRARRLLRRVTAGIPEDRNPVTHVTELPEREAGFAEWPDWVPAEVARAARASGVERPWTHQVEAASLIRAGRHVVIATGTASGKSLGYQLPVLAGLAEDPKAGALYLAPTKALGADQLRSVSSMDPGGVRPAAYDGDTPMAERDWVRAHARWVFTNPDMLHRGILPAHGRWARLFRRLTHVVVDECHSYRGVFGSHVALLLRRLRRVARHYGSDPVFVLASATTAAPDEFATRLSGVDCTPVLADASPRGARTVALWEPPLLEESAGENGAPVRRSAGAEAARILAELVIEGARSLAFVRSRRGAELTALGARRILSEVDSSLPDMVAAYRGGFLPEERRELEAALLSGELLGAATTNALELGVDIAGLDAVVLAGYPGTLASFWQQAGRAGRAGDGALVVFVARDDPLDTYLVHHPAAVLDRPVETAVLDPANPYVLAPQLACAAAELPLTAAELETFGGASARAVLDSLVADKVLRRRASGWYWTRRDRPQAEVDIRGSGGEQVAVVEAETSRMLGTVDATSACSTVHTGAVYLHQGSSYVVDELDLEAGLALVHAEAPEWTTSAREVVDISVLGTQREEVFGGVRTCLGEVAVTSQVVGYLRKLPSGEVLDQVPLDLPEQRLHTRAVWYTVSEELLREDTSSASRKGRAPGGTGLVPARIPGALHAAEHAAIGLLPLFATCDRWDIGGVSTALHEDTGEATVFVHDGHPGGAGFADRGYAALVPWLAATREAIVSCECPAGCPSCVQSPKCGNGNDPLDKAGAVVVLDIVLGAVRQHEGRHDHLMVNHAAERPTASNS; this is encoded by the coding sequence CGGTCACCCATGTCACGGAGTTACCCGAACGCGAGGCCGGTTTCGCCGAATGGCCGGACTGGGTGCCGGCGGAGGTCGCCCGCGCGGCGCGGGCGTCCGGGGTCGAGCGACCGTGGACCCATCAGGTCGAGGCGGCCTCCCTGATCCGGGCCGGCCGGCATGTGGTGATCGCGACCGGCACGGCCTCCGGGAAGTCCCTCGGCTACCAGCTACCGGTACTCGCCGGGCTGGCCGAGGACCCGAAGGCCGGCGCGCTCTACCTCGCACCGACCAAGGCGCTCGGGGCCGACCAGTTACGCTCTGTGTCCTCTATGGACCCGGGCGGCGTGCGGCCCGCGGCCTACGACGGGGACACCCCGATGGCCGAGCGCGACTGGGTGCGGGCGCACGCGCGCTGGGTGTTCACCAACCCGGACATGCTGCACCGCGGGATCCTGCCCGCGCATGGCCGCTGGGCACGGCTGTTCCGCAGGCTGACCCACGTGGTGGTGGACGAGTGCCACAGCTACCGCGGCGTGTTCGGCTCGCACGTGGCTCTGCTGCTGCGCAGGCTGCGCCGGGTAGCGCGGCACTACGGTTCGGATCCGGTGTTCGTGCTGGCCTCGGCGACCACGGCCGCCCCCGACGAGTTCGCCACCCGCCTGTCCGGTGTGGACTGCACCCCGGTGCTGGCGGACGCGTCCCCCCGCGGCGCGCGCACGGTGGCCCTGTGGGAGCCGCCGCTGCTGGAGGAGTCGGCGGGCGAGAACGGCGCGCCGGTACGGCGCTCGGCGGGGGCCGAGGCGGCCCGCATCCTGGCCGAGTTGGTGATCGAGGGGGCTCGCTCGCTGGCCTTCGTCCGGTCTCGCCGCGGCGCGGAGCTGACCGCGCTCGGCGCCCGTCGCATTTTGTCCGAAGTGGACTCCTCGTTGCCCGATATGGTCGCCGCGTACCGGGGCGGCTTCCTGCCGGAGGAGCGCCGCGAGTTGGAGGCGGCCCTGCTCTCCGGCGAGTTGCTCGGCGCGGCCACCACCAACGCGCTGGAACTGGGTGTGGACATTGCCGGGCTGGACGCGGTGGTGCTGGCCGGTTACCCGGGCACCCTGGCCTCGTTCTGGCAGCAGGCGGGCCGGGCCGGGCGCGCGGGCGACGGCGCGCTGGTCGTGTTCGTCGCGCGGGACGATCCGCTGGACACCTACCTGGTGCACCATCCGGCCGCGGTGCTGGACCGCCCGGTGGAGACCGCGGTGCTGGACCCGGCGAACCCGTACGTGCTGGCCCCGCAGCTCGCCTGCGCCGCCGCCGAGCTGCCACTCACCGCGGCCGAGCTCGAGACCTTCGGCGGCGCGTCCGCCCGCGCGGTGCTGGACTCCCTGGTCGCCGACAAGGTGCTGCGCCGCAGGGCGAGCGGCTGGTACTGGACCCGCCGCGACCGCCCGCAGGCGGAGGTGGACATCCGCGGTTCCGGTGGCGAGCAGGTGGCGGTGGTCGAGGCGGAGACCTCGCGGATGCTCGGGACGGTGGACGCGACTTCGGCGTGCAGCACGGTGCACACCGGCGCGGTGTACCTGCACCAGGGGTCGTCCTACGTGGTCGACGAACTGGATCTGGAGGCAGGGCTGGCTCTGGTGCACGCGGAAGCCCCGGAGTGGACCACCTCGGCCCGCGAGGTGGTGGACATCTCGGTGCTGGGCACGCAGCGGGAGGAGGTCTTCGGCGGGGTACGGACCTGCCTCGGCGAGGTGGCGGTGACCTCGCAGGTGGTCGGCTACCTGCGCAAGCTGCCCTCGGGTGAGGTACTCGACCAGGTTCCGCTGGACCTTCCCGAGCAGCGGCTGCACACCAGGGCGGTGTGGTACACGGTGAGCGAGGAGCTGCTGCGCGAGGACACGTCGAGTGCTTCGCGTAAGGGCAGGGCGCCGGGGGGCACTGGACTCGTTCCGGCGCGCATCCCCGGCGCCCTGCACGCCGCCGAGCACGCGGCGATCGGCCTGCTACCGCTGTTCGCTACGTGCGACCGCTGGGATATCGGCGGGGTCTCCACCGCGCTGCACGAGGACACCGGGGAGGCGACGGTGTTCGTGCACGACGGCCATCCCGGAGGCGCGGGATTCGCCGACCGCGGTTATGCCGCGTTGGTCCCATGGCTGGCCGCTACGCGGGAGGCGATCGTCTCCTGCGAGTGCCCGGCGGGATGCCCGTCCTGCGTACAGTCGCCGAAGTGCGGGAACGGCAACGATCCGCTGGACAAGGCAGGGGCCGTGGTCGTACTGGACATCGTGCTCGGGGCTGTGCGTCAACACGAGGGCCGGCACGACCACCTGATGGTCAATCACGCTGCTGAACGTCCCACCGCCAGCAACTCCTGA